Proteins encoded together in one Anaerotignum propionicum DSM 1682 window:
- a CDS encoding MBL fold metallo-hydrolase, giving the protein MITKVYENPNIYKIDVPLPNNPLKNLNCYVVQDNGESLIVDTGFNRPECKEALLDGLRELNVDWEKTNMFLTHLHSDHSGLAPAVMHGKPGNIYMSKNDHDYLGWILNGNRWDTFDEIYRKEGFTREQLDWLKEENPARGFEPDYYFDAITVGDGDHLKVGSFTFQCVFVPGHTPGQTCLYLPKEKLMLSADHILFDITPNITAWVNIEDSLGDYLDSLVKIRAFDMKTVLPAHRKNEMDVYVRIEEIIHHHLIRLEETIDALEKFPNAHATQIGSCLKWSMRGKTWEEFPLSQRWFAVGETMSHLDYLIKRGMVEKTEGDFYSYSLTDSGKACKEKLNQLWQIYA; this is encoded by the coding sequence ATGATTACAAAAGTGTATGAGAATCCAAATATTTATAAAATAGATGTACCTCTCCCTAATAATCCCCTGAAAAACTTAAATTGCTATGTAGTGCAGGATAACGGGGAAAGCCTGATTGTTGATACAGGCTTTAACCGCCCCGAATGCAAAGAAGCTTTACTTGACGGCTTACGAGAGCTAAATGTGGACTGGGAAAAAACAAATATGTTCCTTACCCATCTTCATTCTGACCACTCAGGCCTTGCCCCTGCGGTGATGCACGGAAAACCGGGTAATATCTATATGAGCAAAAACGACCATGACTATCTGGGTTGGATTTTAAATGGAAACCGATGGGATACCTTCGATGAAATTTACCGAAAAGAAGGCTTCACCAGAGAGCAATTGGATTGGCTGAAGGAAGAAAACCCTGCCAGAGGCTTTGAACCTGATTACTATTTTGATGCCATCACCGTAGGTGACGGTGATCATTTGAAAGTGGGCTCTTTTACATTTCAGTGTGTATTTGTTCCCGGCCATACACCGGGGCAAACCTGTTTATATCTACCCAAGGAAAAATTGATGCTCTCTGCCGACCACATTTTGTTTGATATTACACCAAACATCACGGCTTGGGTGAACATAGAGGATTCTCTGGGAGATTATTTAGACAGCTTAGTAAAAATTCGTGCCTTTGATATGAAAACAGTATTACCCGCTCACAGAAAAAATGAAATGGATGTTTATGTACGCATTGAAGAAATCATTCATCATCATTTGATTCGCTTGGAGGAAACCATTGATGCATTGGAGAAGTTCCCCAATGCCCATGCAACCCAAATCGGGTCTTGTTTAAAATGGTCCATGCGAGGGAAAACTTGGGAAGAATTTCCCCTTTCCCAGCGTTGGTTTGCTGTGGGTGAAACCATGTCCCATTTGGATTATTTAATCAAACGAGGCATGGTAGAAAAAACGGAAGGTGATTTTTACAGCTATTCCTTAACGGATAGCGGCAAGGCTTGCAAAGAAAAATTGAACCAACTCTGGCAAATATATGCTTAA
- a CDS encoding single-stranded DNA-binding protein, whose product MNKVILMGRLTKDPEVRYSQGNEPLAVARYSLAVNRRFKRQGEPDADFINCVSFGKAGEFAEKYFKKGQMVSVIGRLQVRSWDDNEGKKRWSTDVVVEEQYFAESKASFEGHKADAPAAPKQTAQDDGFYPIDESIEDDDLPF is encoded by the coding sequence ATGAACAAAGTGATTCTTATGGGTCGATTGACCAAGGACCCCGAGGTTAGATATTCTCAGGGAAATGAACCTTTGGCCGTAGCCAGATACTCTTTGGCGGTGAACCGCCGTTTCAAACGCCAAGGCGAGCCCGACGCTGACTTTATCAATTGTGTTTCCTTTGGTAAAGCAGGCGAATTCGCGGAAAAATACTTCAAAAAAGGTCAGATGGTTAGCGTTATCGGTAGACTTCAGGTTCGCTCCTGGGACGATAACGAGGGCAAAAAACGCTGGAGCACAGACGTTGTGGTAGAGGAGCAATACTTTGCCGAAAGCAAAGCATCCTTCGAAGGCCATAAGGCCGATGCCCCCGCTGCACCCAAGCAGACAGCCCAAGATGATGGCTTTTACCCAATCGATGAAAGCATCGAAGACGACGATCTGCCCTTCTAA
- a CDS encoding helix-turn-helix transcriptional regulator: protein MKNLKIKSARAALDLSQDELAQRVGVTRQTIGMIEAGKYNPTINLCIALCKALGKTLDDLFWEEEK from the coding sequence ATGAAAAATTTAAAAATCAAGTCTGCCAGAGCGGCTTTAGACCTTTCTCAGGATGAGCTTGCCCAAAGGGTGGGCGTAACAAGGCAGACCATTGGTATGATTGAAGCGGGAAAATATAATCCTACTATCAATTTATGTATTGCCCTATGCAAGGCACTGGGTAAAACGTTGGATGATTTGTTTTGGGAAGAAGAAAAATAA
- a CDS encoding Tex family protein yields the protein MDILKRLQEELNIKTFQVENTVALLDEGNTVPFIARYRKEMTGSLDDQIIRQLAERLTALRNLEEKREQVRSSIEEQGMLTEELARKLAEAMTQTEIDDIYRPYRPKRRTRASIAKEKGLAPLAEMIWGQVLLTPLAEYAAAFVDEEKGVSSVEEAIEGAKDILAEQLSDDAGIRQLLREEWLKNGLLLSQKAKDEPSVYEMYYDYSEPLKTIASHRILAINRGEKEGFLSVKIQGEDERLFEKIGRVVIKKNSHTAEILQAVIEDSYKRLIAPSLERELRNDFTEKAEESALGVFRENLKQLLLQPPIAGKVVLALDPAFRTGCKLAVIDETGKPLETAVIYPTPPQNKKEEAEKTLKRLIEAYAVSLISIGNGTASRESEQFVAEALKGLDRKVQYIIANEAGASVYSASKLGAEEFPQYDVSLRSAVSIGRRIQDPLAELVKIDPKSIGVGQYQHDMNQKRLGETLGGVVEDCVNSVGVDLNTASPSLLSYVAGINSTVAKNILLYREENGKFKTRKELLKVPKLGPKAFLQCAGFLRIPESTMALDHTGVHPESYGAAEKLLNACGFTLGDVAKKQVSGLSKKIASPEKMAETLGIGVPTLEDIIKELEKPGRDPREDAPAPILRSDVLSMEDLQEGMILTGTVRNVIDFGVFVDIGVHQDGLVHISQICNRFIKHPLEAVKLGDTVKVKVLSVDMEKKRISLTMKNVE from the coding sequence ATGGATATTCTAAAACGATTACAAGAAGAACTGAATATAAAGACTTTTCAAGTGGAAAACACGGTAGCTCTTTTGGATGAAGGCAACACCGTGCCTTTTATCGCAAGATACCGAAAGGAAATGACGGGCTCCTTAGACGACCAAATTATTCGCCAACTTGCGGAGCGTTTGACAGCCCTAAGAAATCTTGAGGAAAAACGAGAGCAAGTGCGCTCCTCCATCGAAGAACAAGGCATGCTTACCGAGGAATTGGCGAGAAAACTGGCGGAAGCAATGACCCAAACGGAAATTGACGATATATACCGCCCTTACCGCCCAAAACGCCGCACCAGAGCCTCCATTGCTAAGGAAAAGGGCTTAGCCCCTTTGGCAGAAATGATTTGGGGACAGGTGCTTTTGACCCCTTTGGCAGAGTATGCCGCTGCTTTTGTGGATGAAGAAAAAGGCGTTTCATCTGTGGAAGAAGCTATAGAAGGCGCAAAGGATATTTTGGCAGAACAGCTTTCCGACGATGCCGGCATTCGTCAGCTCCTCCGGGAGGAATGGCTGAAAAATGGCCTTTTGCTTTCTCAAAAAGCAAAGGACGAGCCTTCTGTTTATGAAATGTATTATGATTACAGCGAGCCCCTTAAGACCATTGCATCCCATCGCATTCTAGCTATCAACCGTGGCGAAAAAGAAGGCTTTCTTTCCGTAAAAATTCAAGGAGAAGATGAACGTCTTTTTGAAAAAATCGGACGAGTTGTCATCAAGAAAAATAGCCACACAGCCGAAATTTTGCAGGCTGTCATTGAGGATAGCTATAAGCGCCTCATTGCACCATCTTTAGAGAGAGAGCTTCGTAACGATTTTACAGAAAAGGCAGAAGAATCTGCATTGGGTGTCTTTCGTGAAAATTTAAAACAGCTTTTATTACAGCCACCCATTGCAGGCAAGGTTGTCTTAGCCTTAGATCCAGCTTTTCGTACAGGATGTAAGCTGGCAGTGATTGATGAAACAGGAAAACCTTTGGAAACAGCGGTGATTTATCCTACACCACCCCAAAATAAAAAGGAAGAGGCAGAAAAAACACTAAAACGCCTCATTGAAGCCTATGCAGTTTCCTTAATCTCCATCGGCAATGGTACCGCTTCCAGAGAATCGGAGCAGTTTGTTGCAGAAGCTTTGAAAGGGTTAGACCGAAAGGTGCAGTATATCATCGCCAACGAGGCAGGAGCTTCCGTTTATTCCGCATCCAAGCTTGGTGCTGAGGAATTCCCCCAGTATGACGTATCCCTGCGCAGTGCTGTTTCCATCGGCAGACGAATTCAAGATCCCTTGGCGGAGCTAGTTAAAATAGACCCCAAGTCCATTGGTGTTGGGCAATATCAGCATGATATGAACCAAAAACGTCTTGGCGAAACCCTAGGGGGCGTGGTGGAAGACTGTGTAAACAGTGTAGGGGTGGATTTGAACACCGCAAGCCCTTCTCTCCTGTCTTATGTGGCAGGGATCAACAGCACCGTTGCAAAGAACATTTTGTTATATCGTGAAGAAAATGGAAAATTTAAAACCCGTAAGGAATTATTGAAGGTGCCGAAGTTAGGGCCCAAAGCATTTTTACAGTGTGCCGGATTTCTACGCATTCCCGAAAGCACCATGGCATTAGACCACACAGGGGTGCATCCCGAAAGCTATGGCGCCGCAGAAAAGCTTCTCAACGCTTGCGGTTTTACCCTAGGGGATGTGGCAAAAAAACAGGTCTCAGGCTTAAGCAAAAAAATAGCTTCCCCTGAAAAAATGGCAGAAACACTGGGCATAGGCGTTCCAACCTTAGAGGACATTATCAAGGAATTGGAAAAACCCGGTCGTGACCCTCGTGAAGATGCCCCTGCCCCTATTTTACGCAGTGACGTTCTTTCTATGGAAGATTTGCAAGAAGGTATGATTTTGACGGGAACCGTGCGAAATGTCATAGACTTTGGTGTATTTGTGGATATTGGTGTACATCAAGACGGTTTAGTGCATATCTCTCAGATTTGCAACCGTTTCATCAAACATCCTCTGGAGGCAGTGAAACTGGGAGATACGGTAAAGGTAAAGGTCCTTTCCGTAGATATGGAGAAAAAGAGAATTTCATTGACTATGAAAAATGTGGAATAA
- the rpsR gene encoding 30S ribosomal protein S18, which produces MIQKKRGRRKKRVCQCCADKITTVDYKDVNKLRRYVSERGKILPRRITGNCAKHQRALTTAIKRARHVALMPYTQD; this is translated from the coding sequence ATGATTCAGAAAAAACGTGGTCGTAGAAAAAAACGCGTTTGCCAATGTTGTGCGGATAAAATAACAACCGTAGACTACAAAGATGTAAATAAGCTGAGAAGATATGTTTCTGAAAGAGGCAAAATCCTTCCCAGAAGAATTACAGGCAACTGCGCTAAGCACCAGAGAGCGTTGACAACTGCTATCAAAAGAGCAAGACACGTAGCCCTGATGCCTTATACACAGGATTAA
- a CDS encoding DUF6773 family protein — translation MLAQRKFEDERLERVKNKISTEWFIAIYYLCFISVIAKLFYFDMNYQQCITEFIFILLTPLYFNIRPRQLGIAFPDDRRLNKRIMYSLLLMSTILVILAGWVGGIESVINWVATLLIYGFIAVALGGIIIPAEKERKKKLEEQWSDD, via the coding sequence ATGTTAGCCCAAAGAAAATTTGAAGATGAACGTTTGGAGCGGGTCAAAAACAAAATTTCAACAGAGTGGTTTATCGCAATTTATTACCTTTGCTTTATCTCTGTTATAGCGAAGCTCTTTTATTTTGATATGAATTATCAACAATGCATTACAGAATTTATTTTTATATTGCTAACGCCTTTGTATTTCAACATTCGCCCAAGGCAATTGGGGATTGCTTTTCCTGATGACAGAAGGCTAAACAAAAGAATAATGTATAGTTTGTTACTTATGAGCACAATTTTGGTTATTTTAGCAGGCTGGGTTGGAGGCATAGAAAGTGTAATTAATTGGGTTGCAACCTTACTGATTTATGGTTTTATTGCTGTTGCCCTTGGGGGCATTATCATTCCGGCGGAAAAGGAAAGAAAAAAGAAGCTGGAAGAACAGTGGAGCGACGATTGA
- a CDS encoding DUF6773 family protein, translating to MKIKDERVEQSKNKIYGELFQLAYLFVVAAFLVKVLFFKMDLTQCITEYVIMIVAPIYQMVRSRQLGVVLATNLRQQMSPKRNIAGALVGIVFFFLFWLFSGRQVSKEFAISYIVTFCVVFFLARAMFVRLEERRMKKLEQEYGD from the coding sequence ATGAAGATAAAAGATGAAAGAGTGGAGCAGTCTAAAAATAAGATTTATGGGGAATTATTTCAGTTAGCATATCTTTTTGTTGTGGCGGCCTTTTTGGTAAAAGTGTTATTTTTTAAAATGGATTTAACCCAGTGCATTACGGAGTATGTGATTATGATTGTGGCTCCTATCTACCAAATGGTGCGCAGTCGTCAATTGGGGGTAGTCCTGGCTACAAATCTTCGCCAGCAGATGAGTCCAAAAAGAAATATTGCAGGAGCCCTTGTGGGAATTGTGTTTTTCTTTCTGTTTTGGCTGTTTAGCGGCAGACAAGTATCTAAAGAATTCGCAATTTCTTATATTGTTACTTTTTGTGTTGTGTTCTTTCTGGCCAGAGCCATGTTCGTTCGTTTGGAGGAGCGCAGAATGAAAAAATTGGAACAGGAATATGGAGATTAA
- the rpsF gene encoding 30S ribosomal protein S6, which yields MNKYELAMVLSPALDEEGRVEEVAKVQATLERFGAKIEKVDDWGKRKLAYEIKKVNEGFLSFTTFEAPANAPAEVEARMRIMENVLRYLIIRKEA from the coding sequence ATGAACAAGTACGAATTAGCTATGGTTTTAAGTCCCGCACTGGACGAAGAAGGCAGAGTAGAAGAAGTAGCGAAAGTTCAGGCTACTTTGGAAAGATTCGGCGCGAAAATCGAAAAAGTTGATGATTGGGGCAAAAGAAAGCTTGCTTACGAAATTAAAAAAGTAAACGAAGGTTTCTTAAGCTTCACAACATTCGAAGCTCCCGCTAATGCTCCCGCAGAAGTTGAAGCTCGTATGCGTATTATGGAAAACGTTTTACGTTATCTCATTATCCGCAAAGAGGCGTAA